The following are encoded in a window of Clostridia bacterium genomic DNA:
- the dxs gene encoding 1-deoxy-D-xylulose-5-phosphate synthase yields MLENIFSFDDVKKISIKDLPVLCQEIRDFLVPIVLENGGHLSSNLGVVELTVALAYVFDQNDKFVWDVGHQSYVYKILSGRREEFNTLRQKGGLSGFPDTAQSQFDTFNTGHASTSISVALGLATARDVNKLDYNVIAIIGDGALGGGMSFEALNNIALSKMLIIVNDNGLAINKVVGNTASGLANLRVGKYDKRKESFKKFILKIPLLGKLTYKICSFCKRVIKYGFIKNNLYFNSFDIKYIGSVDGHNVAKLISLLQKIKKNVEQPTILHIKTTKGKGYAPAELNPELFHGVSKQSNVTKISMSNVVGATLTKLAKEGSNIVAITAAMTSGTGLDAFASNYPDKFFDCGIAEQHAVTFASSLASCGVKPYFCVYSTFLQRGFDQIIHDTCLQNLPVVFCIDRAGFVGADGKTHQGLFDLSYLSLIPNLTILAPADETQLEDMLLWSANFNSPLAIRYSKDIDVSFDQHFDRLSWNRILNGESKVELLCVGNRMINLALQTAQELKKYAISINITNACVIKPLDNKFLSTLNNSLVITLEENVLQGGFGSAVTQFFATKNVSVVCLAQSDKFVEQGEVEQQLVEANFTKEYLSKLIINFLHK; encoded by the coding sequence ATGTTAGAAAATATTTTTAGTTTTGACGATGTCAAAAAAATTTCTATTAAAGATTTACCCGTATTATGTCAAGAAATACGGGATTTTTTAGTGCCGATTGTGCTAGAAAACGGAGGACATCTTTCAAGTAACTTAGGAGTAGTCGAGCTTACCGTAGCCCTTGCTTATGTATTTGACCAAAACGATAAATTTGTTTGGGACGTAGGACACCAAAGCTACGTTTACAAAATTTTGTCAGGCAGACGAGAAGAATTTAATACTCTTAGGCAAAAAGGCGGGCTAAGTGGGTTTCCCGACACGGCTCAAAGTCAGTTTGATACTTTTAATACCGGACACGCAAGCACCTCGATATCGGTTGCGTTAGGTCTTGCAACGGCAAGAGATGTTAATAAACTTGATTATAACGTAATCGCAATAATCGGCGACGGGGCGTTAGGGGGCGGAATGTCTTTTGAAGCGCTTAATAATATAGCTTTAAGTAAAATGCTAATTATTGTAAATGACAATGGCTTAGCAATAAATAAAGTTGTAGGCAACACCGCTTCGGGGCTTGCAAACCTAAGAGTTGGCAAATACGACAAGAGAAAAGAAAGTTTCAAAAAGTTTATATTAAAAATTCCTCTTTTAGGTAAGCTTACCTACAAAATTTGTAGTTTTTGTAAGCGTGTAATAAAATACGGCTTTATTAAAAACAATCTTTATTTTAATAGCTTTGACATCAAATATATTGGTTCAGTCGATGGTCACAACGTTGCAAAATTGATAAGCCTACTTCAAAAAATTAAAAAGAACGTAGAGCAACCTACTATTTTGCATATTAAAACAACTAAGGGTAAAGGTTATGCCCCAGCCGAGCTAAATCCCGAACTTTTTCACGGCGTTTCTAAACAATCAAACGTCACAAAAATATCAATGTCAAATGTTGTAGGCGCAACTCTTACTAAACTTGCCAAAGAAGGTAGCAATATTGTAGCTATAACCGCTGCAATGACGTCCGGAACGGGCTTAGATGCGTTCGCAAGCAATTACCCCGATAAATTTTTTGACTGTGGTATAGCCGAACAGCACGCCGTAACCTTTGCGTCTAGCCTAGCTAGTTGTGGCGTTAAACCATATTTTTGCGTTTATTCTACTTTTTTGCAACGTGGTTTTGACCAAATTATACACGATACTTGTTTACAAAATTTGCCTGTTGTATTTTGTATAGACCGAGCTGGTTTTGTCGGGGCAGACGGTAAAACGCATCAAGGATTATTTGATTTATCCTACTTGTCGCTTATTCCAAATTTAACAATTCTTGCCCCAGCCGACGAAACTCAACTTGAAGATATGCTTTTGTGGTCGGCAAATTTCAATTCGCCACTTGCTATTAGATATTCCAAAGATATTGACGTATCTTTCGACCAACATTTTGATAGATTATCTTGGAATAGAATTTTAAACGGCGAAAGCAAAGTCGAACTGCTTTGCGTAGGCAATCGAATGATAAATTTAGCATTGCAAACAGCGCAAGAACTAAAAAAATATGCAATTTCTATAAATATTACTAATGCCTGCGTGATTAAACCGCTAGATAACAAATTTTTGTCAACTCTAAATAATTCGCTAGTTATTACGCTAGAAGAAAATGTATTGCAAGGTGGGTTTGGTTCTGCCGTAACTCAATTTTTTGCTACAAAAAATGTATCGGTCGTTTGTCTTGCTCAAAGCGACAAATTTGTCGAGCAAGGCGAAGTTGAACAGCAACTTGTCGAGGCAAATTTTACCAAAGAATATTTATCAAAACTTATTATTAACTTTTTACACAAATAG